The following are encoded together in the Phragmites australis chromosome 19, lpPhrAust1.1, whole genome shotgun sequence genome:
- the LOC133900389 gene encoding probable pyridoxal 5'-phosphate synthase subunit PDX1.1, with protein MASDGNGSGVVALYGGGSGNKVKVVDAASKPPAATFSVKVGLAQMLRGGVIMDVVTPDQARVAEEAGACAVMALERVPADIRAQGGVARMSDPGLIRDIKRAVTIPVMAKARIGHFVEAQILEAIGVDYVDESEVLTLADDAHHINKHNFRVPFVCGCRDLGEALRRIREGAAMIRTKGEAGTGNIVEAVRHVRSVMGDIRALRNMDDDEVFSYAKRIAAPYDLVMQTKQLGRLPVVQFAAGGVATPADAALMMQLGCDGVFVGSGIFKSGDPARRARAIVQAVTHYSDPEILADVSAGLGEAMVGINLSDPRVERFAARSE; from the coding sequence atggctTCCGACGGAAACGGCAGCGGCGTGGTTGCCCTttacggcggcggcagcggcaacaAGGTCAAGGTGGTCGATGCCGCCTCCAAGCCCCCCGCCGCCACCTTCTCCGTCAAGGTCGGCCTCGCCCAGATGCTGCGCGGCGGGGTCATCATGGACGTCGTCACCCCGGACCAGGCGCGCGTCGCCGAGGAGGCCGGCGCCTGCGCCGTCATGGCGCTCGAGCGCGTCCCCGCCGACATCCGTGCCCAGGGCGGCGTCGCCCGCATGTCTGACCCGGGCCTCATCCGCGACATCAAGCGCGCCGTCACCATCCCCGTCATGGCCAAGGCGCGCATCGGACACTTCGTCGAGGCCCAGATCCTCGAGGCCATCGGCGTCGACTACGTGGACGAGAGCGAGGTGCTCACCCTCGCCGACGACGCGCATCACATCAACAAGCACAACTTCCGCGTCCCCTTCGTCTGCGGCTGCCGCGACCTCGGCGAGGCCCTGCGCCGCATCCGCGAGGGCGCCGCCATGATCCGCACCAAGGGCGAGGCCGGCACGGGCAACATCGTCGAGGCCGTCCGCCACGTCCGCTCCGTCATGGGCGACATCCGCGCCCTCCGCAACATGGACGACGACGAGGTCTTCTCCTACGCCAAGCGCATCGCCGCGCCCTACGACCTCGTCATGCAGACCAAGCAGCTGGGACGCCTCCCCGTCGTCCAGTTCGCCGCGGGGGGAGTCGCCACCCCGGCCGACGCCGCGCTCATGATGCAGCTCGGCTGCGACGGCGTCTTCGTCGGCTCCGGCATCTTCAAGAGCGGCGACCCGGCGCGCCGGGCGCGCGCTATCGTGCAGGCCGTCACGCATTACAGCGACCCGGAGATCCTCGCCGACGTCAGCGCCGGCCTCGGGGAGGCCATGGTCGGCATCAACCTCTCCGACCCAAGGGTGGAGCGCTTCGCCGCACGGTCCGAGTAG
- the LOC133900390 gene encoding GDSL esterase/lipase WDL1-like isoform X2, protein MPGGRPVFVLFGSSIVQYSFSNGGWGAALADIYARKADIVLRGYIGWNTRRALQVMDKVFPKDSPVQPSLVIVYFGGNDSIAAHSSGLGPHVPIDEYIGNMRKIAEHLKSLSAKTRVIFLSCPPLNEEMLRKSTSTILSEIVRTNETCRLYSDACVSLCKEMDLKVVDLWNAMQKRGDWVTACFTDGLHLSEEGSTIVVEEILKVLKEADWDPCLHWKAMPTEFGEDSTYDLVSSSGQSTVNPSEWNIHRKIPWD, encoded by the exons ATGCCTGGGGGTCGGCCGGTGTTCGTGCTCTTCGGTTCCTCCATCGTGCAATACAGCTTCAGCAACGGCGGATGGggcgccgccctcgccgacATCTACGCCCGCAAG GCTGATATCGTGCTTAGAGGGTATATTGGCTGGAACACAAGGCGGGCCCTTCAAGTCATGGACAAAGTGTTCCCTAAG GACTCACCAGTGCAGCCATCTTTGGTAATAGTTTACTTTGGTGGAAACGACTCGATTGCTGCTCACTCTTCTGGTCTTGGACCTCATGTGCCGATAGACGAGTACATAGGCAACATGAGAAAGATTGCGGAACACCTGAAG AGCCTATCTGCGAAGACTCGTGTCATTTTCCTGAGCTGCCCGCCTCTGAACGAGGAGATGCTTCGTAAATCAACAAG TACTATACTGAGCGAGATAGTGCGAACAAACGAAACCTGCCGTTTGTACTCTGACGCCTGCGTATCGCTGTGCAAAGAGATGGACCTGAAGGTGGTTGATCTCTGGAATGCCATGCAGAAAAGGGGGGACTGGGTGACAGCCTGCTTTAC CGATGGTCTGCATCTATCTGAGGAGGGAAGCACGATAGTGGTGGAAGAGATCCTGAAGGTCCTGAAGGAGGCAGATTGGGATCCATGCTTACACTGGAAGGCGATGCCGACGGAATTTGGGGAGGACTCAACCTACGATCTCGTCTCCTCCAGCGGCCAATCCACCGTGAACCCCTCCGAGTGGAACATCCACAGGAAAATACCATGGGACTGA
- the LOC133900390 gene encoding GDSL esterase/lipase WDL1-like isoform X1, whose protein sequence is MPGGRPVFVLFGSSIVQYSFSNGGWGAALADIYARKADIVLRGYIGWNTRRALQVMDKVFPKDSPVQPSLVIVYFGGNDSIAAHSSGLGPHVPIDEYIGNMRKIAEHLKSLSAKTRVIFLSCPPLNEEMLRKSTSSTILSEIVRTNETCRLYSDACVSLCKEMDLKVVDLWNAMQKRGDWVTACFTDGLHLSEEGSTIVVEEILKVLKEADWDPCLHWKAMPTEFGEDSTYDLVSSSGQSTVNPSEWNIHRKIPWD, encoded by the exons ATGCCTGGGGGTCGGCCGGTGTTCGTGCTCTTCGGTTCCTCCATCGTGCAATACAGCTTCAGCAACGGCGGATGGggcgccgccctcgccgacATCTACGCCCGCAAG GCTGATATCGTGCTTAGAGGGTATATTGGCTGGAACACAAGGCGGGCCCTTCAAGTCATGGACAAAGTGTTCCCTAAG GACTCACCAGTGCAGCCATCTTTGGTAATAGTTTACTTTGGTGGAAACGACTCGATTGCTGCTCACTCTTCTGGTCTTGGACCTCATGTGCCGATAGACGAGTACATAGGCAACATGAGAAAGATTGCGGAACACCTGAAG AGCCTATCTGCGAAGACTCGTGTCATTTTCCTGAGCTGCCCGCCTCTGAACGAGGAGATGCTTCGTAAATCAACAAG CAGTACTATACTGAGCGAGATAGTGCGAACAAACGAAACCTGCCGTTTGTACTCTGACGCCTGCGTATCGCTGTGCAAAGAGATGGACCTGAAGGTGGTTGATCTCTGGAATGCCATGCAGAAAAGGGGGGACTGGGTGACAGCCTGCTTTAC CGATGGTCTGCATCTATCTGAGGAGGGAAGCACGATAGTGGTGGAAGAGATCCTGAAGGTCCTGAAGGAGGCAGATTGGGATCCATGCTTACACTGGAAGGCGATGCCGACGGAATTTGGGGAGGACTCAACCTACGATCTCGTCTCCTCCAGCGGCCAATCCACCGTGAACCCCTCCGAGTGGAACATCCACAGGAAAATACCATGGGACTGA